A DNA window from Anaerolineae bacterium contains the following coding sequences:
- a CDS encoding DUF72 domain-containing protein translates to MPGRIRVGLSSWTDKSLIESGEFYPPHVRDAAGRLSYYVQHFPDLVEVNSTYYGLPSERSALLWHQRTPADFVFDTKIFSLFTFHPTPPASLPKDLRQELPAGLLEKEMIYFDQVPAEIAEETLRRFLAALRPLQSAGKVGAILVQFPHWFYPRTESFDHILWLAERLQPFQVAVEFRQRAWLDASHRAGVLQFLTEHSLTYVCVDEPAGLRSSVPPLAFATNPRLSYLRFHGRRAETWEQSGVSVHERTKYLYKPEELQEWVPKIRRLAEETQEVHVLMNTNYRDYAVRNAKQLMLMLEQRRE, encoded by the coding sequence ATGCCCGGACGCATCCGCGTGGGCTTAAGTTCCTGGACCGATAAGAGCCTGATCGAGAGCGGGGAATTTTACCCACCGCATGTGCGGGATGCCGCCGGCCGGCTGAGCTACTATGTCCAGCACTTCCCCGACCTGGTGGAGGTGAACAGCACCTATTACGGCCTGCCGTCGGAGCGCTCGGCCCTGCTCTGGCATCAGCGCACGCCGGCCGACTTCGTCTTCGACACCAAAATCTTCAGCCTCTTCACCTTTCACCCCACCCCGCCGGCCAGCCTGCCCAAGGACCTCCGCCAGGAGCTTCCTGCTGGGCTTCTCGAAAAAGAAATGATCTACTTCGACCAGGTGCCGGCGGAAATCGCCGAGGAAACCCTGCGCCGCTTCCTCGCGGCCCTGCGGCCCCTGCAAAGCGCCGGCAAGGTGGGTGCCATCCTCGTCCAGTTCCCCCACTGGTTCTACCCCAGGACCGAGAGCTTCGACCACATCCTCTGGCTGGCAGAACGGCTACAGCCCTTCCAGGTGGCGGTAGAGTTCCGCCAGCGCGCCTGGCTGGACGCCTCCCATCGCGCCGGCGTGCTCCAGTTCCTGACCGAGCACTCCCTCACCTACGTCTGCGTGGACGAGCCGGCCGGCCTGCGCTCCAGCGTGCCCCCGCTGGCATTCGCCACCAACCCGCGGCTGTCCTATTTACGCTTCCACGGCCGGCGCGCCGAGACCTGGGAGCAGAGCGGCGTCAGCGTGCATGAGCGCACCAAATACCTCTACAAGCCGGAGGAGCTTCAGGAATGGGTGCCGAAGATCCGCCGGCTGGCCGAAGAGACCCAGGAAGTGCACGTGCTCATGAATACCAACTACCGCGACTATGCGGTGCGCAATGCCAAACAGCTCATGCTCATGCTGGAACAGCGCCGCGAATGA